One region of Molothrus aeneus isolate 106 chromosome 1, BPBGC_Maene_1.0, whole genome shotgun sequence genomic DNA includes:
- the TP53INP1 gene encoding tumor protein p53-inducible nuclear protein 1 isoform X2 has translation MFQRLNNMLVGEIDSLSSQEPEFSEKEDDEWILVDFIDTCTNCSMEEADLVEASATDSSPVFSCLSSPLEHLPEASESCFIQFESCPMEESWFITPPPCFTAGGLTTIKVETSPMENLLIEHPSMSVYAVHNTCHSLNEAACGDEEFHSPGSPRQEAQNEMGQRVHCYVTALATSSTFLEKNKSFRPTHWIKEHNERHCLNRNSLRRQNLARDCHSRQIKHNGLFVHQPCQRQFNY, from the exons ATGTTCCAGAGATTAAATAACATGCTCGTGGGAGAGATTGATAGCTTGTCCAGCCAAGAGCCAGAGTTCAGTGAGAAGGAAGATGACGAGTGGATTCTGGTTGACTTTATAG ACACTTGCACTAATTGCTCCATGGAGGAAGCAGACCTCGTTGAAGCATCGGCCACGGACAGCTCGCCCGTCTTCTCTTGTTTATCATCTCCCCTGGAACACTTGCCGGAGGCCAGCGAGTCCTGCTTCATCCAGTTTGAGTCATGTCCTATGGAGGAGAGCTGGTTTATTACCCCTCCCCCATGTTTTACTGCAGGTGGATTAACCACTATCAAAGTGGAGACCAGTCCCATGGAGAACCTCCTGATAGAGCATCCCAGCATGTCTGTGTATGCTGTCCACAACACCTGTCACAGCCTTAATGAGGCTGCATGTGGGGATGAGGAGTTTCACAGCCCAGGTAGCCCCAG ACAGGAGGCCCAAAATGAAATGGGACAGCGTGTTCACTGCTACGTCACGGCTCTTGCTACTAGTTCaacttttctggaaaaaaacaagagcTTTCGTCCTACCCACTGGATAAAAGAACATAATGAAAGACACTGTCTCAACAGGAACAGTCTCCGTCGCCAAAACCTCGCCAGGGATTGCCACTCTCGGCAAATCAAGCACAACGGACTGTTTGTTCACCAGCCTTGCCAGCGTCAGTTCAATTACTGA
- the TP53INP1 gene encoding tumor protein p53-inducible nuclear protein 1 isoform X3, with product MFQRLNNMLVGEIDSLSSQEPEFSEKEDDEWILVDFIDTCTNCSMEEADLVEASATDSSPVFSCLSSPLEHLPEASESCFIQFESCPMEESWFITPPPCFTAGGLTTIKVETSPMENLLIEHPSMSVYAVHNTCHSLNEAACGDEEFHSPGSPRAKKSCLRHTGTTGGPK from the exons ATGTTCCAGAGATTAAATAACATGCTCGTGGGAGAGATTGATAGCTTGTCCAGCCAAGAGCCAGAGTTCAGTGAGAAGGAAGATGACGAGTGGATTCTGGTTGACTTTATAG ACACTTGCACTAATTGCTCCATGGAGGAAGCAGACCTCGTTGAAGCATCGGCCACGGACAGCTCGCCCGTCTTCTCTTGTTTATCATCTCCCCTGGAACACTTGCCGGAGGCCAGCGAGTCCTGCTTCATCCAGTTTGAGTCATGTCCTATGGAGGAGAGCTGGTTTATTACCCCTCCCCCATGTTTTACTGCAGGTGGATTAACCACTATCAAAGTGGAGACCAGTCCCATGGAGAACCTCCTGATAGAGCATCCCAGCATGTCTGTGTATGCTGTCCACAACACCTGTCACAGCCTTAATGAGGCTGCATGTGGGGATGAGGAGTTTCACAGCCCAGGTAGCCCCAG GGCCAAGAAAAGCTGCTTAAGGCACACTGGCACA ACAGGAGGCCCAAAATGA
- the TP53INP1 gene encoding tumor protein p53-inducible nuclear protein 1 isoform X1 — protein sequence MFQRLNNMLVGEIDSLSSQEPEFSEKEDDEWILVDFIADTCTNCSMEEADLVEASATDSSPVFSCLSSPLEHLPEASESCFIQFESCPMEESWFITPPPCFTAGGLTTIKVETSPMENLLIEHPSMSVYAVHNTCHSLNEAACGDEEFHSPGSPRQEAQNEMGQRVHCYVTALATSSTFLEKNKSFRPTHWIKEHNERHCLNRNSLRRQNLARDCHSRQIKHNGLFVHQPCQRQFNY from the exons ATGTTCCAGAGATTAAATAACATGCTCGTGGGAGAGATTGATAGCTTGTCCAGCCAAGAGCCAGAGTTCAGTGAGAAGGAAGATGACGAGTGGATTCTGGTTGACTTTATAG CAGACACTTGCACTAATTGCTCCATGGAGGAAGCAGACCTCGTTGAAGCATCGGCCACGGACAGCTCGCCCGTCTTCTCTTGTTTATCATCTCCCCTGGAACACTTGCCGGAGGCCAGCGAGTCCTGCTTCATCCAGTTTGAGTCATGTCCTATGGAGGAGAGCTGGTTTATTACCCCTCCCCCATGTTTTACTGCAGGTGGATTAACCACTATCAAAGTGGAGACCAGTCCCATGGAGAACCTCCTGATAGAGCATCCCAGCATGTCTGTGTATGCTGTCCACAACACCTGTCACAGCCTTAATGAGGCTGCATGTGGGGATGAGGAGTTTCACAGCCCAGGTAGCCCCAG ACAGGAGGCCCAAAATGAAATGGGACAGCGTGTTCACTGCTACGTCACGGCTCTTGCTACTAGTTCaacttttctggaaaaaaacaagagcTTTCGTCCTACCCACTGGATAAAAGAACATAATGAAAGACACTGTCTCAACAGGAACAGTCTCCGTCGCCAAAACCTCGCCAGGGATTGCCACTCTCGGCAAATCAAGCACAACGGACTGTTTGTTCACCAGCCTTGCCAGCGTCAGTTCAATTACTGA